In Archocentrus centrarchus isolate MPI-CPG fArcCen1 chromosome 1, fArcCen1, whole genome shotgun sequence, the following proteins share a genomic window:
- the lrrtm1 gene encoding leucine-rich repeat transmembrane neuronal protein 1 has protein sequence MLMDFLLIGLYLKWPLKKPPGLILCSLGIFLRTVPLVEGVCPRLCRCDSKLLYCEGLNLTDIPRNLSSAMGLSMRENNLTELREGQLAGLSQLTWLYLDHNSIDIVEEGAFDKLRRVKELDLSNNRIESLPNGTFRPLPNLRILDLSYNRLQALEPDLFHSLRKLTNLHLRYNALKFVPVRIFQDCRSLQFLDLGYNQLQSLARNSFAGLFKLTELHLEHNELVKVNLAHFPRLISLRTLYMHNNRATIVVNTLDWTWHFLEKIDLSANEIEYIEPHVFESTPNLKVLMLDSNRLTSVDQRILDSWSSLDSITLAGNDWECSRNVCALASWLSAFQGQHDNSLLCSSPDTAQGEDVLDAVYAFQLCEDPPIEVTTAGLYASTRDLAQGGSVFLGPFTPNPYEGEGSEVVTNSFTVTVGHDDLESTMQIHKVVTGTMALIFSFLIIVLMLYVAWKCFPAGIRQLRQCFSSQRRKQKQKQSMQQMAAISTPEYYVDYKPNHIEGALVIINEYGSCTCQQQASRECEV, from the coding sequence ATGCTAATGGATTTCCTTCTAATTGGACTGTACTTAAAGTGGCCACTGAAGAAGCCCCCTGGGTTGATACTGTGTTCATTGGGAATTTTTCTAAGAACTGTTCCCTTGGTAGAGGGGGTTTGTCCACGGTTGTGCCGCTGCGACAGCAAGCTGCTGTACTGCGAGGGGCTCAACCTCACAGACATTCCCCGCAATCTGAGCAGTGCCATGGGCCTGTCTATGAGAGAGAACAACTTAACCGAGCTGCGTGAAGGCCAACTGGCTGGTCTGTCACAGCTCACCTGGCTCTATCTAGATCACAACAGCATTGACATTGTAGAGGAGGGTGCATTTGACAAGCTAAGACGAGTCAAAGAGTTAGACCTGAGCAACAACCGGATTGAGAGTCTGCCAAACGGGACCTTTAGGCCCCTCCCAAACCTCCGTATCTTGGACCTCTCATACAACAGGCTGCAGGCACTAGAGCCTGACCTGTTCCACAGCCTTAGAAAGCTCACCAATTTACATTTGCGCTACAATGCTCTCAAATTTGTGCCAGTGCGGATTTTTCAAGACTGCAGGAGCTTGCAGTTTCTGGACTTGGGATACAACCAACTGCAGAGCCTGGCACGAAACTCCTTTGCTGGCCTCTTCAAGTTGACTGAGTTGCATCTTGAGCACAATGAGCTAGTTAAAGTCAACCTAGCCCACTTCCCACGCCTCATCTCTTTACGTACTCTGTACATGCACAACAATCGTGCCACTATTGTTGTAAATACACTAGACTGGACATGGCATTTTTTAGAGAAGATTGACCTGTCAGCAAATGAAATCGAGTATATCGAGCCACATGTTTTTGAGAGTACACCAAACCTCAAGGTACTGATGCTAGACTCAAATCGTTTGACCTCTGTGGACCAGCGCATTCTGGATTCGTGGTCATCTCTGGACAGCATTACCCTGGCAGGGAATGACTGGGAGTGCAGTCGCAATGTGTGTGCCTTGGCCTCTTGGCTGAGTGCCTTCCAAGGCCAGCATGACAATTCCCTGCTGTGTTCAAGCCCTGACACAGCCCAGGGTGAGGATGTGTTGGATGCCGTCTATGCTTTTCAGCTATGTGAGGATCCCCCAATAGAGGTAACCACAGCAGGCCTGTACGCCTCCACAAGGGATCTGGCCCAGGGTGGCTCTGTGTTTCTGGGCCCATTTACTCCCAACCCTTATGAGGGTGAGGGTAGTGAAGTGGTCACAAATTCTTTCACTGTCACAGTGGGCCATGATGACCTGGAGAGCACCATGCAGATCCACAAGGTGGTCACAGGCACCATGGCACTCATCTTCTCCTTTCTTATCATAGTGCTCATGCTATACGTGGCATGGAAGTGCTTTCCAGCTGGAATAAGGCAACTGAGGCAGTGCTTCAGCAGTCAGCGCCGTAAGCAGAAGCAAAAGCAAAGcatgcagcagatggctgcaaTTTCTACACCAGAGTACTATGTTGACTATAAACCGAACCATATTGAGGGAGCTTTGGTAATCATCAATGAATATGGCTCTTGCACATGCCAACAACAAGCTTCTCGGGAATGTGAAGTGTGA